The Geobacter sp. AOG2 genome includes a window with the following:
- a CDS encoding desulfoferrodoxin, with the protein MPKLLEIYKCEHCGNIVEIVHGGGAPLVCCGEEMKQLTENTVDAAKEKHVPVIEIADGVVKVTVGSVLHPMEEKHYIEWIELVADGKVYRQALKPGDVPTATFNITATSLTARELCNLHGLWSAKA; encoded by the coding sequence ATGCCGAAGCTTCTTGAAATCTACAAATGTGAACATTGTGGTAATATCGTCGAAATCGTCCACGGTGGCGGAGCGCCCCTGGTCTGCTGTGGCGAGGAGATGAAACAGTTGACGGAAAATACGGTCGATGCCGCCAAGGAAAAACATGTGCCGGTTATCGAAATCGCCGATGGTGTCGTCAAGGTCACGGTAGGGAGTGTGCTGCATCCCATGGAGGAGAAACACTACATCGAATGGATTGAACTGGTTGCCGACGGCAAGGTTTACCGCCAAGCCCTCAAGCCGGGCGACGTGCCGACCGCCACGTTCAATATCACCGCCACCAGCCTGACGGCCCGGGAGTTGTGTAATCTGCACGGTCTCTGGTCTGCCAAAGCTTAA
- the purT gene encoding formate-dependent phosphoribosylglycinamide formyltransferase, producing MNLGTPLKPGAIKLLLLGSGELGKEVAIEAQRLGVEVIAVDRYPHAPAMQVAHRSHVISMLDREALRRVVAEERPDLIVPEIEAIDTAFLLELEQGGQRVIPTARAANLTMNREGIRRLAAEKLGLPTARYAFAKSLDELRSNAAATGFPCVVKPIMSSSGKGQSVVRSASDVDAAWRYAMEGARGASDTAIIEEFIAFDYEITLLTVRHAGGTSFCPPIGHVQIKGDYHESWQPMAMSAAALAEARRQAETVTNALGGYGIFGVELFVKGDQVWFSEVSPRPHDTGMVTMISQNLSQFELHVRAILGLPVPEILNLAPSASHVILAEESLDNVRFEGLTEALNIPGAKLRLFGKPDTRPGRRMGVALVQGTSTDEARSRAEASAHCVRLVPQR from the coding sequence ATGAACCTTGGAACCCCGCTGAAACCGGGCGCTATCAAACTGCTGCTATTGGGATCGGGAGAATTGGGCAAGGAGGTTGCCATCGAAGCTCAACGTCTCGGCGTTGAGGTAATTGCCGTGGACCGTTATCCCCATGCCCCGGCCATGCAGGTGGCCCACAGAAGTCACGTCATCAGTATGCTGGACCGGGAGGCGTTGCGGCGGGTGGTGGCGGAGGAGCGGCCCGACCTGATCGTACCGGAGATCGAGGCTATCGACACCGCCTTTCTGTTGGAACTGGAACAGGGAGGGCAGCGGGTGATCCCCACGGCGCGGGCGGCGAACCTGACCATGAACCGGGAAGGCATCCGGCGTTTGGCGGCCGAAAAATTGGGCTTGCCCACGGCACGTTACGCCTTTGCGAAAAGCCTGGATGAGTTGCGCTCCAATGCTGCTGCCACCGGGTTCCCCTGCGTGGTGAAACCGATCATGAGTTCGTCGGGCAAGGGACAGAGCGTGGTACGGTCAGCCTCGGACGTTGATGCTGCCTGGCGCTACGCCATGGAGGGCGCTCGCGGCGCTTCCGATACCGCCATCATCGAGGAGTTTATTGCGTTCGACTACGAGATTACCCTGCTGACCGTCCGTCACGCCGGCGGCACCTCGTTCTGTCCTCCCATCGGCCACGTGCAGATCAAGGGGGATTACCACGAGTCGTGGCAACCCATGGCCATGTCGGCGGCAGCCCTTGCCGAGGCTCGGCGCCAAGCGGAAACGGTCACCAACGCCCTGGGGGGCTATGGCATCTTCGGAGTTGAGTTGTTCGTTAAGGGTGATCAGGTCTGGTTCAGCGAGGTGTCGCCTCGTCCCCACGACACCGGCATGGTGACCATGATCTCCCAGAACCTGAGCCAGTTTGAACTCCATGTGCGCGCCATACTCGGGCTACCGGTGCCCGAAATCCTCAACCTGGCCCCCTCGGCCAGTCATGTGATCCTGGCGGAGGAAAGCCTGGACAACGTACGTTTCGAGGGGCTGACCGAGGCCCTCAACATTCCCGGCGCCAAGCTACGCCTGTTCGGCAAGCCGGATACCCGCCCCGGCCGGCGCATGGGAGTGGCCTTGGTCCAGGGGACATCGACCGACGAGGCCCGAAGCCGGGCCGAGGCCAGCGCCCATTGCGTGCGGCTGGTGCCTCAGAGGTGA
- the lptG gene encoding LPS export ABC transporter permease LptG: protein MSILSRYIAVTWLRLLALCQGSFVAVYLVLDMMDKIPRFIRAGGAGGDILRFFIWKLPEMIGQTASFSILMATLLTLGLFSRNSEIIAMRSCGISLLRIAFPMLFLGLTASFLLLLNAELVVPGSYERMEKVERVDIRKQGINAVFRRNNIWFHSDDMILQAHLFDPQAKVLRGITLWKLDGSMNPISRTDAESAEFHDGRWTLKEAVIKDFGQGRGYVTRRARSLDVALNLKLDDLRVLGNNADNLSFRKLKEYADNLQSGGYHAFRYLTMMHTKLSGPFAAFVMVILGIPFAFRNSRSGGTALGIGASIGIGFAYFVVNAMLLSYGSSGVLPPVVAAWGANIIFCLGGVWLAMTVKN, encoded by the coding sequence GTGAGTATCCTCAGCCGTTATATAGCAGTTACCTGGCTGCGTCTGTTGGCCCTCTGCCAGGGTAGTTTCGTTGCTGTGTATCTGGTGCTGGACATGATGGACAAGATACCGCGTTTTATCCGCGCCGGCGGCGCGGGAGGGGACATTCTACGCTTTTTCATCTGGAAGTTGCCGGAGATGATCGGCCAGACCGCCTCGTTTTCGATTCTGATGGCGACCCTGTTGACCCTGGGCCTGTTTTCCCGTAACAGCGAGATTATTGCCATGCGGAGTTGTGGGATCAGCCTGCTGCGCATCGCGTTTCCCATGCTGTTTCTGGGTTTGACGGCCAGTTTTTTGCTGCTTCTGAACGCCGAACTGGTCGTGCCCGGCAGCTATGAACGTATGGAGAAGGTTGAGCGGGTCGATATCAGGAAACAGGGGATCAATGCAGTATTCAGACGCAACAATATCTGGTTCCACTCCGACGATATGATCCTTCAGGCCCACCTGTTCGACCCCCAGGCTAAAGTGCTGCGGGGGATCACCCTCTGGAAGCTGGACGGTTCCATGAATCCGATCAGTCGTACAGATGCCGAGTCGGCCGAATTTCACGACGGACGCTGGACCCTGAAGGAAGCGGTGATAAAGGATTTCGGACAGGGGCGAGGGTATGTTACCCGGCGGGCACGCAGCTTGGACGTGGCCCTGAATCTGAAACTGGACGACCTGCGCGTGTTAGGCAACAATGCCGATAACCTGAGCTTCAGGAAACTGAAGGAGTATGCCGACAATCTGCAGAGCGGGGGATATCACGCCTTTCGTTACCTGACCATGATGCACACCAAGCTTTCCGGTCCATTTGCTGCCTTTGTGATGGTCATTCTGGGTATCCCGTTCGCCTTCAGGAACAGTCGCTCGGGTGGTACCGCCCTCGGGATCGGGGCTAGCATCGGTATCGGTTTCGCCTATTTCGTGGTCAATGCCATGCTGCTTTCCTACGGGAGCAGCGGGGTGTTGCCGCCGGTGGTCGCCGCCTGGGGGGCCAATATCATTTTCTGTCTGGGCGGCGTGTGGCTGGCCATGACGGTGAAGAATTGA
- the lptF gene encoding LPS export ABC transporter permease LptF, whose amino-acid sequence MKRILSLYIIREIASVFLLGIVVFTLILLMGRLIKLTDLVISRGVPMADIGRMILYLMPSFLVFTIPMAFLLAVLLAFGRLSADNEITVMKSSGLSLVQIMPPVLLCGMIAVLLTLAASTVGVPWGNSAFKRISFEMLKQNVAATIREKVFWDEIPGIILYTDHYDEQNHTLKGVIIHDGRDPVRPMTIFAATGKVGCTPNQQDICLVLNNGSIHAAGKKDEYRLVNFGEYAMTVAGPGRGGGIGRNELDMGISELRRQIGDPVTPPATRLKMAAELQSRFAFPFASLVFAIVAVPLGIQNRRSGKSAGFSVSIGILLAYYVLLSLLRTLAERGTLPAGLALWLPNMIFLTMGWYFLRMASLERSIQAEVQDTLLTLIGRKA is encoded by the coding sequence ATGAAGCGAATCCTGAGTCTTTACATAATCCGCGAGATTGCCTCGGTATTCCTGCTCGGTATCGTCGTATTCACCCTGATCCTGTTGATGGGGCGGCTGATCAAGCTGACCGATCTGGTCATATCCCGCGGCGTGCCCATGGCGGATATCGGCCGGATGATCCTGTACCTGATGCCTTCCTTTCTGGTATTCACGATCCCCATGGCCTTCCTGCTGGCAGTGCTGCTGGCTTTTGGGCGCCTCTCGGCCGATAACGAGATCACGGTGATGAAATCCAGCGGCCTTAGTCTGGTGCAGATCATGCCGCCGGTGTTGTTGTGCGGCATGATAGCGGTATTGCTGACCCTTGCCGCCAGCACCGTTGGCGTTCCTTGGGGCAACAGCGCCTTCAAGCGTATCAGTTTCGAAATGCTGAAACAGAACGTGGCCGCGACGATCCGTGAGAAGGTTTTCTGGGACGAGATCCCCGGCATCATCCTCTACACAGACCATTACGATGAGCAGAACCACACCCTCAAAGGGGTCATCATCCATGATGGCCGTGACCCGGTACGGCCCATGACCATCTTTGCCGCTACCGGAAAGGTGGGCTGTACCCCCAATCAGCAGGACATCTGCCTGGTGCTTAACAACGGCAGCATCCATGCAGCGGGTAAGAAAGACGAATACCGGCTGGTCAATTTCGGTGAATACGCCATGACCGTGGCCGGGCCAGGCAGGGGAGGAGGCATTGGGCGCAACGAGTTGGATATGGGGATCAGCGAACTCCGGCGGCAGATCGGCGACCCTGTAACGCCTCCGGCAACGCGCCTCAAAATGGCCGCCGAACTTCAGAGCCGTTTCGCCTTTCCATTTGCCTCTCTGGTATTTGCCATCGTAGCCGTGCCGCTTGGCATCCAGAACCGCCGTTCGGGCAAATCGGCCGGTTTTTCCGTCAGTATCGGCATTCTGTTGGCTTATTACGTGCTGCTGTCGCTTTTGCGGACCCTGGCGGAACGGGGAACGCTCCCGGCGGGGTTGGCGCTCTGGCTTCCCAATATGATCTTTTTGACCATGGGATGGTATTTCCTGAGGATGGCGTCCTTGGAACGAAGCATCCAAGCTGAGGTGCAGGATACGCTACTGACCCTGATCGGAAGGAAGGCATAG
- a CDS encoding YkgJ family cysteine cluster protein: protein MTCRVGCAACCIAPSISSPIPGMEHGKPAGMRCVQLTPDNRCGLFGLRERPPVCTSLRPSQDMCGQDDREAMELLSKMELLTLPDPQ from the coding sequence ATGACGTGTCGTGTCGGGTGTGCCGCCTGCTGTATCGCCCCTTCGATTTCATCGCCTATTCCCGGCATGGAGCACGGCAAACCGGCCGGTATGCGTTGCGTGCAACTAACGCCTGACAACCGTTGCGGTCTCTTTGGCCTCCGTGAACGACCTCCGGTTTGCACCAGCCTGCGGCCGAGCCAGGATATGTGTGGTCAGGACGACAGGGAAGCTATGGAGCTTTTGTCGAAGATGGAACTGCTTACCCTCCCCGATCCCCAGTAA
- a CDS encoding IPT/TIG domain-containing protein, with translation MKNVAAALIIVMFCLAGNAYLFAAERPQRVMKPAVASPDTAPSILSIIPALAEPGDKVTIFGSNFGEQISAFLGSVEIPAKVSDGRQLEFIVPSLDAGLYALYLKRGDGVVGRVYNFSVLPQRPVLNALSPDRISSCAQGGERDVTASGRNFSETSLLFFDNTSIKSRVVSPEAIVFRVPQVTGGLHQVLVKNSPENASVPLALEIETKPEISQVGRGDEYVNYYELIIDGKNFQQNSALYVDGQRIGGNSGQDAAAREKVIFIDCTRLVYQRFPYSPVAKEFRLQVVNPGNEGSQVVNVSAP, from the coding sequence ATGAAAAACGTTGCCGCTGCCCTGATCATTGTGATGTTTTGCCTGGCAGGGAACGCCTACCTCTTTGCGGCGGAACGGCCGCAGCGCGTTATGAAACCTGCGGTAGCGAGTCCGGACACCGCTCCCTCAATTCTCAGCATTATACCGGCCCTGGCGGAACCAGGGGACAAAGTAACCATCTTCGGTTCCAATTTCGGTGAGCAAATCTCGGCCTTTCTCGGCAGCGTGGAGATACCGGCCAAGGTGTCCGACGGAAGGCAGCTAGAGTTCATCGTTCCGTCACTCGATGCAGGATTGTACGCATTGTACCTCAAGCGGGGTGATGGTGTTGTCGGCCGGGTCTACAACTTTTCGGTGTTGCCCCAGCGGCCGGTGCTGAATGCCCTTTCACCCGACAGGATCAGTTCCTGCGCTCAGGGGGGAGAGCGGGATGTGACCGCGTCGGGCCGAAATTTTAGCGAGACGTCGCTTCTCTTCTTTGACAATACCTCTATCAAGAGCCGCGTGGTTTCGCCCGAGGCCATCGTTTTCAGGGTTCCGCAGGTGACGGGGGGGCTGCACCAGGTTTTGGTGAAAAATTCACCGGAGAACGCTTCGGTGCCGCTGGCGCTTGAGATAGAGACAAAGCCTGAAATCAGTCAGGTAGGGAGAGGGGATGAATACGTAAATTATTACGAATTGATAATAGATGGGAAGAACTTTCAGCAGAACTCGGCCCTCTATGTGGACGGCCAGCGCATTGGCGGGAATAGCGGCCAGGATGCGGCCGCACGGGAGAAGGTTATCTTTATCGACTGCACCAGGCTCGTTTATCAGCGGTTCCCCTATTCGCCGGTTGCCAAGGAGTTCCGCCTGCAGGTGGTGAACCCCGGGAACGAAGGGAGCCAGGTCGTTAACGTCAGCGCACCGTGA